One part of the Astatotilapia calliptera chromosome 9, fAstCal1.2, whole genome shotgun sequence genome encodes these proteins:
- the LOC113029145 gene encoding collectin-12, giving the protein MKDDFADEEEVQSFGYKRFGIQEGTQCTKCKNEWALKTSIALLYVLCTLLTIAVAILGYKVVQRVDSVSEGIANYGGKIIAVETDLKKLDDQTGEKSENTTTEIQAFKNNIWTLQRQLTAVEERIRSDQVKLNQLQNIGSDIQSSQGSIQGLLNINTATLRSVNGSLQSYGSIIGGLQEDTARLQRELQQQVKLQNQALLSISSLNLTQDQQRGLIAALQRSVDDTSQAIHKTRNDFQSLEQNTRQTRSDTEWLRSKVENLQILASNTSALAKSNNDSLEDVGTQLTFIANQLQNTSSLAEVHDQTLREIMDQQRDFGNLTSTKFDRLEVRLDESEQSIDRVTGNISFTTQLLGAINLNLNDLRTCSETVGRHSDFLLHLNNSMADVRTDATSLRSQQEELAARMDKEVTSLSIVMEEMKLVDTKHSQLITNFTILKGPPGPRGPRGDKGPQGLPGQSGQKGEKGDKGAPGIRGPRGEQGSPGPPGLPGLKGLPGIPGSPGSKGPRGSGGRAGPPGTKGEPGSAGLPGRDGQPGPQGVQGPPGIRGPIGPPGEQGPRGLPGPVGPSGPVGPPGQPGLPIRVPAVPFGPVSLQDEAVGPTIWAPGCPAEWLNYKDKCYFFSKDLQSFDHAKTTCESMSGSLLIISDMEEQKWLKRQIFGKGYFWMGLTDREKERTWRWLDGTEPTFTKWKPGQPDNWGHGHEEGEDCAGLTHEALWNDFSCEDLISYICEKEMETSRSPGS; this is encoded by the exons GAATCCAGGAGGGCACCCAGTGCACGAAGTGTAAGAATGAATGGGCACTGAAGACCTCCATAGCTCTGCTCTATGTGCTGTGTACACTCCTCACCATCGCTGTTGCTATACTTGGATATAAAG TGGTGCAAAGAGTTGACAGTGTGTCTGAAGGTATTGCAAACTATGGAGGAAAGATCATTGCTGTTGAGACTGATTTGAAAAAGCTAG ATGATCAGACCGGAGAGAAGTCGGAGAATACCACCACAGAGATCCAGGCTTTTAAGAACAACATCTGGACCCTCCAGAGGCAGCTGACTGCGGTGGAAGAGCGCATCCGCAGTGATCAAGTTAAGCTGAATCAGCTGCAGAACATTGGCTCAGACATCCAGAGCAGCCAGGGCTCCATTCAAGGACTGCTGAACATTAACACAGCCACCTTGCGCTCTGTAAATGGCAGTCTGCAGTCGTACGGCAGCATCATTGGGGGTCTACAGGAAGACACAGCTAGGTTGCAAAGAGAACTCCAACAGCAGGTAAAACTCCAAAATCAGGCGCTGCTCAGCATTAGCAGTCTCAACCTCACTCAGGACCAGCAGAGAGGTCTCATTGCTGCTCTGCAACGCTCAGTCGATGACACCAGCCAGGCTATTCATAAGACGCGCAATGACTTTCAGAGCCTTGAACAGAACACCCGACAGACCCGCTCTGATACAGAGTGGCTTCGTAGCAAAGTGGAAAACCTGCAGATCTTGGCCAGTAATACCTCAGCTCTAGCAAAGTCCAACAATGACAGCCTGGAGGATGTGGGGACACAGCTCACTTTTATTGCTAACCAGCTCCAGAACACCAGCAGCCTGGCAGAGGTTCATGACCAGACTCTGAGAGAGATCATGGATCAGCAGAGGGACTTCGGCAACCTCACATCTACAAAGTTTGACCGCCTAGAGGTGCGACTGGATGAGTCGGAGCAGAGTATTGATCGTGTGACTGGCAACATCAGCTTCACCACACAGCTTCTTGGTGCAATCAATCTAAACCTGAATGATTTACGCACTTGTTCAGAGACAGTTGGCCGTCATTCAGACTTCCTGCTACACCTCAACAACAGTATGGCTGACGTGAGGACAGACGCAACGAGTCTGAGGTCACAGCAGGAAGAGCTGGCAGCGCGTATGGACAAGGAGGTCACAAGCCTCTCTATTGTCATGGAGGAGATGAAGCTGGTGGACACCAAGCATTCACAACTAATAACCAACTTTACTATTTTAAAGG GTCCCCCTGGTCCCAGAGGGCCAAGAGGGGACAAAGGACCTCAGGGACTACCTGGTCAGTCAGGCCAgaagggagagaaaggagacaAGGGAGCTCCTGGGATCCGAGGACCTAGAGGAGAGCAGGGTAGTCCAGGACCACCGGGCCTTCCAGGGTTAAAGGGTCTCCCAGGCATACCTGGCAGCCCCGGGTCAAAGGGCCCTAGAGggtcaggaggcagagctggaCCACCTGGTACTAAAGGAGAACCAGGTAGTGCTGGTTTGCCTGGAAGAGATGGACAACCTGGTCCTCAGGGTGTACAGGGCCCACCAGGTATCCGTGGCCCAATTGGACCACCTGGGGAGCAAGGACCAAGGGGACTGCCAGGACCAGTAGGGCCCTCAGGGCCAGTAGGACCACCCGGACAACCAGGACTACCAATCCGGGTCCCTGCAGTTCCTTTTGGACCTGTGTCTCTGCAGGATGAGGCAGTGGGTCCTACCATATGGGCTCCAG GATGCCCTGCGGAATGGCTAAACTACAAAGACAAGTGCTATTTTTTCTCCAAAGACCTGCAGAGCTTTGATCATGCAAAGACAACCTGTGAATCAATGTCTGGTTCATTATTAATCATCAGCGACATGGAGGAACAG AAATGGCTGAAGAGGCAGATCTTTGGCAAAGGTTACTTCTGGATGGGTCTGACCGACAGGGAAAAGGAGCGCACGTGGCGCTGGCTGGATGGGACTGAACCTACTTTTAC GAAATGGAAGCCAGGTCAGCCCGACAACTGGGGCCACGGCCATGAAGAAGGAGAAGACTGCGCGGGTCTCACCCACGAGGCGCTATGGAACGATTTCTCCTGTGAAGATCTCATAAGCTACATCTGCGAGAAGGAAATGGAGACCT CAAGATCACCTGGATCATAG